Within the Deltaproteobacteria bacterium genome, the region CGGTATTCAATGTCTTTGCCTCCTTGGCGGTGATGGACTCCCCGGAGGTCATTCAGAATTTAGCTCTGGCCCCCCGGCTGAGCAGCCGTCTGAAGAGTAAAGCCGCTTGGGCCCGGCGGGAGCTCAAGACCTTCTTAATCTGTTGCCAGCAGAATCGCCAGGATCCGTTCAGCCTGAAAGGCTCCTGGGCCGGGGCTTTTGGCTACTGCCAGTTTCTGCCTTCCAGCCTGCTGCGTTGTGGTCAGGATGGCAATGACGATGGTCAGATCGATGTGTTCTGCGATGCGGACGCGATTTTCTGCATTGCCAATTATCTAAAGCGGGCCGGTTTCAAAAACCAGCAGCCAAACACCTGGAGTCGGGCCATTCACGCTTATAACCCCTCCGATGCCTATGTGGAGGCGGTGCTCACTCTGGCCCGCTGGTATTAATAGCCAATTCCAAAGAACCGATTAGCCATTTAATTATGACCGCAACAGAGCCGCAGGTTGGAATTATCTTGGGCAGCGGGTCGGACTGGCCGCAGGTGGCGGCCGCCGCACAGCTATTGCACCACTGGGGCGTAGCCTACGAGGTGACGGTGGCTTCGGCGCACCGCTCGCCGGCCCGGGTACAGAATTATGCCCGGCAGGCTAGTGCCCGCGGCCTTAAAGTGTTGATTGCTGCGGCAGGGGCAGCCGCCCACCTGGCCGGGGTGATAGCCTCCGAGACCATTTTGCCGGTCATCGGAGTGCCGCTGGCCGGTTCACCTTTGCAGGGTTGGGACTCCTTGCTGGCCACGGCGCAGATGCCGGCCGGAGTGCCGGTAGCCGCCATGGCAGTAGGCACCGCCGGGGCCCGCAATGCCGCCATTTTGGCCACTCAGATTCTGGCCTTGAGTGATGAGCGTTTGCGAGACATTCTGATAAGACATAAACAGGACTTGGTCAGCCGGATAGAAGAGCAAGATGCGCAACTTCAGGCCGAGTTGGCTCACTCTGGTCTGACCGGCAAGGCTGATTGACTCCGATTTTTCGATCTAACATAAAACATCAACATTTTATGGAGCAGGGAGCTCAAGCGGCCTGGCGGAACTCTTTTCCTCTAAGCCCTTAAGGGGGTGAGAGGGAACTGGAGAGGAGGGCGAGGGCCTGCGGTCCCGTGACCCTCCCTTCAAATTAACCTTTTAAATTCACCAAATAATATAATTGTGATGATTAATCTGGCCATCGATCTTGCCGCGCTTCGCCATAATTACCGCCAGCTTCGGGCTTACTGCGGCCATGGAGTAAAAATGTTGGCGGTCGTCAAGGCAGATGCCTATGGGCATGGTTTGGTGCCAATTTCCCGTGCCCTGGTAGCTGAACAGGTGGATTATTTAGGGGTGGCCTATTTAAGCGAGGCTATGGCGCTGCGCCAGGCCGGAATTAACACCCCCATCCTGTTGCTCATGGGCCTGTTGCCCAGCGATGCCGCGGTCGCGGTTGCCCATAACCTGGAGGTGGTGGTCTTCCGACGGGATATCGTTGAAGCCCTGGCCGCTCAGGCCCGCCAACAGGGGAAACAGGTTCGCCTTCACCTCAAAGTCGATACTGGCATGGGACGGCTGGGGCTGGCCCCGGCGGATACCCAAGGCTTTTTGGACTGGCTGCGGGGCTTTCCGGAATTGCAGGTGATGGGGTTGATCTCTCATTTTGCGGTAGCTGATCAGGCCGATAAAACATATACTTTGCAACAGCTGGCCCGGTTTAATGGCTTGCTGCAGGAAGCCCGGGACAACGGTTGGTCGCTACCTCTAAGCCATATAGCCAATAGTGCCGCCTGCCTGGAAGTGGACGCCGCGCATCTGGGCATGGTGCGCCCCGGAATCATGCTCTATGGTTCCCCGCCGGCCCCGGAGCGTCAACCCCCGGTAACGCTTTGGCCGGTGATGAGCCTGACCACTGAAATCTTGCAGCTCAAGCGCCTGCCGCCGGGCTCTAGTATCAGTTACGGTTGCACTTTTACTACCCCGGCCGAGAGCCTGATGGCGGTCTTGCCGGTGGGCTACTGCAATGGCTACAGCCGCCATTTATCCAACCGGGGAGAAGTGCTGATCAGGGGCCAGCGGGCGCCGATTCGCGGCCGGGTCTGCATGAATCTGACCATGGTTGAAGTAACCCATATCCCGGGAGTGCGGGAAGGCAATCCGGTCACCCTCTTGGGGGCGGACCAGGGCGACCGGATTACCGGTGATGAACTGGCCGCCTGGGCCGGAACGATCAGTTATGAAATCTATTGTCTGTTGGGGAACAGCAATCCCCGGCGTTTTTTAGGTGAGTAAGTCTATGAAAGACCAGCAAGAGATCAAAGGACCGTTAATCTGTTTAACCTGTGCATGGCGGGAAACCTGTCAGAAAAAATTTTCATTTACCGGCACCTATTGCTCGGATTATACTCGGGATGTTTCCGTCAAAGAACCGGTCAGCGAAGATAAGACCGTTGAATCACCCGAAAAAAAATAGTTCTGCAGAAGGGATCAATCCTGAGCTAAGATGAGCATGAAAAGGCGACTGGCCCGCGTTATTACTCAGGCCCTGAATAAGGCCCGGTCCACCGAGGTCTTAAATCTGGCGGAGATTCCAGCGGTGCAGATTGAAGTTCCCAAGATTACCGAACACGGGGATTATGCCACTAACGTGGCCATGATTTTGGCGGCTGGGATCCGGCGACCGCCCCGGCAGGTGGCAGAAATCATCATCCAACACCTGGACCCGCCGGAAGGCATGCTGGATCGGGTGGAAATCGCTGGTCCCGGGTTTATCAATTTTTTTATCCATGAGCCTTACTGGTATCAGGTGCTTAACGACATCTGCCGGGACGGAGAAACCTACGGCACCTGCGACTATTGGCGTGGCCAAAAGGTGCAGGTTGAATTTGTCAGCGCCAATCCCACCGGTCCTCTGCATATTGGCCATGGCCGAGGCGCGGCCCTCGGGGATGCCTTGGCCAACATCCTGGCCGCCTGCGGCTATCAGGTGGAGCGGGAATATTATGTCAATGATGTGGGCACCCAGATGCGCACCCTGGGCCTGTCGCTCTATCTGCGGCTGCGGCAGTTGGAAGGTCAGGAAGTAGATTTTCCCGACACCTGTTACCAGGGCGATTACATTATCGAGTTGGCCCGACAATATCAGGCTTCTTATGACCGCTTGCCGCCGGGGGAACCCTCGGAGGAGGAGTTGCAGGCCCTGGGGGAATATGCTGGTAGAGTAATTTTAGAGGAAATCCGGCGGGATCTAGATGACTTCGGCGTCCACTTCGATCATTGGTTCAGCGAGGCCCAGCTCTTTCAGGATGGCAGCCTGGAGCGCGCCCTGGCCTTTCTTCAGGAGCAGGGCTATCTCTATGAAGCCGAGGGAGCATTGTGGTTTAAGGCCACGGCCTTTGGGGATGAAAAAGACCGGGTGGTACGGCGACGTAATGGGGCCACTACTTATTTCGCCTCGGATGTAGCCTACCACTGGAATAAAATCCAGCGAGGCTTTGATTTGGTGGTAGACATCTGGGGGGCCGACCATCATGGCTATGTGCCGCGCCTGCAGGCCGCGGTACAGGCCTTGGGAACTGACCAACAATTCCTGAAAGTAATCCTGGTGCAACTGGTCAGTCTGCTGCGTCAGGGTCAACCAATAGCCATGACCACCCGGGGCGGGACTTTCGTTACCCTGAGGGAAGTGATGGACGAAGTCGGTAAGGACGCGGCCCGCTTTATCTTTCTCAGTCGGCGGTCTGACGCCCACCTGGACTTTGATTTGGATTTGGCCAAGCAACAGAGCGCGGAAAACCCAGTTTATTATGTTCAATATGCTCATGCCCGGTTGGCCAGTGTATTCCGCATTGCCACAGAGCGGGGCATCTCCTTGGAAAATCTCAGTAATGCCAACCTTGAGCTGTTAACCCTACCGGAAGAGATCGCCCTGATCAAACTATTAGCCAGTTATCCGGATGTGGTTGAGGCCGCCGCGCAATTCCTGGAACCCCATCGCATCACTTTCTTTCTCACCGATCTTGCGGCCCAATTGCACAGTTACTATTATAAACACCGGTTTATCTCTGAGTCTGAGGAGTTGACCCAAGCGCGTCTGTTTTTGGTACAAGGCATCAAAACCGTGTTGGCCCAAGGCCTGAAATTACTAGGGGTAGAGGCTCCGGAGAGTATGTAAGGGAGGAGAGCATGGCAACCGCAAGGAGTAAAAAGCCACAGCCGCCCAAAGCCAAGGAGGGCAGAAAAATAACCCTGGGGCTTAAGCAGGCACTGGTTACCGGCCTGGGATTCCTGATGGTGCTGATCTGGGTATTTATTCTGGGGGTTCTGGTCGGACGCGGCGATCTTTACCGATGGTTACATAATTTGGGGTTCCTCAGGGCAGAACTGATGAATCCCAAACAGTTGCCGCCACCGGTCATCAATGGTGCAATGGTTCCCGCTGGCCAATCAGAACAACCCGACGCCTTTTCTGCTTCTAAACCTGCGCCGATGGCCACTTCCGTATCTAACCAGATAAAACCAAATCGGACCGCAGCGCCGGCAAAAAAAGGGGCGGCCAAAGAATCAACGGCTAAGGCCTTCCCCTTCCAAAACAGCCTTGATTTCTCGCCCTCCAAGCCGGGGAAGGCCAAGAAAGCCAGACCCGTTCACAAAGCCAAGGCGGTCCCCTCGGATAAAAAGCCGACGGCCGCTAGTAGCAAGACGCGGGTGGTCACCAGGTCCAAACCGGACACCACCACCACCACTGCTAAAACTGCTAAAAAACCCCAGACAGTTAACAAGCCATCCCGGCTTACGCCACGAACTAGCAAAGCGGCTATCGTCGGCCGCCCCTAGGAAATGCCCGGCTCTGTTTTGGGAAGGGTACTTTTAAAAACTTATTGGCAACAATCTTTTCTAGGTGTCGCCGAATTAATCATCCAGGCCTGCGGCAGAGTCCCCGCCCTCTGCCTCCATGGCCTCTTCCACCATCTGGTCAACTTCGTCCTGAGAGATGTCTTCTCCCATTTCGTGTCCCATCTCTTTGATGAATTTGGCCATACTGCGGGGGTCATTCTCATCCAATCTCCCCAGGCGGGACGGATCGGCCAGGCGTTCCATCCGGGTCTCCTCAGAGAGGCGGGCTCGGAACCGGGACATGATCCGCACCATTTCCTGACCGCCGCACCGGGGGCAGATCGGCGTAAGAGGTTCTTGACGATTGAGGATCAAAAAGTCTGAAATGTGCTTACATTTTTGACATTGATATTCGTAGATCGGCATAAAGTTAAACCTTCGGCCAGGAGCCCGGAAATCTTAAACTCTACTATTGAACCGGGTGGGAACCTGTTCCACCCTTTAATGGACCCGTACCCGCATCTTTTCCAGACGGGCCACTTGTTGCTTAGCTTCTCGATAATAACGTTCACGCGGACCCATATAGTTAAGGGCTTTACGGAAATGGAAAAGGGCGGTAGGGAGATCTTTGGCCATGCAGCTATGCAACCCTAAATAATAATGGGCCTGTCCCAATTGCTTTTTTTCGCCATAGATGGTTCCCAAGTTGTAGTAAACTTCCGAGAAAGTCGGGTTGAGACCATGAACCTTCTCAAACAAAGCCAGAGCCTCATCCCAACGGTGTTGGTCCTGTTTGATGCGGCCCAAATAAAACAGGGCTACCTCATCCTGGGAATTGCGTTGTAGGAGTTCCTCGAGTTGGGACTGGGCCGCTGCCGTCTGGTTGTTTTCATAATATAAAATGGCCAAGTCCCGCTTAATCATTCTATTTTGTGGATCCCGAGCCAAGGCCGCCTTATAGGCAGCTATTGCTTCGGGACGTCGGCCTAACCGCTGATAGATCAGTCCCAGGCAATACAGGACTGGAACATTACCCGGATCTTTGGCCAAGCGGCGTTTAAGGTCCCGCAGCATTTGGTTCGGATTATTACATAAGGCTCTTAAGCGCAGCTTGAAATAGGTAAACGCCGGACTTGTCCCTGAGGTGCGTTCGGTCATATTATGGGTCGAGATCAGGTAGGATAGCCGAACTATCCGAGCCTCCATTTCCGGGTGAGTCTTTAAATAGATAGGGATTTCGGCACCCTCGAACCAGCGCTGGCGGGTCATCTTGCTAAATATGGCTACCATTTCTCGAGGATTGTAACCAGCCTCGGTCATCCATTTAAATCCCAGGGTATCCGCTTCCCGCTCATCATCCCGGCTGTATTTCAGCATCACCGACTCACTGGCGGCCTGAGTACCCATCAACAATGGTCCAGCGGCGGCGCCGCCCATCAGTACCGCCGCCAGTCCCCCGATTAGCGAGGCGATACTGGTGAACGTCGCCTTTTTCATGCGCTTGGCCATATGGCGGGCATGAATGTGAGTAATTTCATGGGCGATTACCCCGGCCAGCTCATCTTCGTTATCCATCAACAGGAGCAGACCGGTGTTGATAAAGACATAGCCGCCGGGGACGGCAAAGGCATTCAAGGAGGGATCCTTGATAATGGAAAAATGATACCTAAATGGTTGCGGACCTACCTGCTGAACTAATTTCTGTCCGACAGCGTTGAGATAAGAATTCAAAAACGGATCCCGGATAATATTAAAATATTGCTGTAATTGGAGAAAAAACTCTTCCCCCAATTGTTTTTCTTTTTCAATGGTTAAGTCGCCAAAAAAACTGCGGGCAGGAGTGGTGGAGAAAGAGGTAATAAAACAGATGACCGTAAAACCAATGCAGAGCTTCTTTCCCCAGATTGATCTGGGCATAAATATCTCCTCTGGAATCAACGCCGCCCTTTAAGCCCGATAGTCACCAACTGACTGCGTTTCAGAAGTCAGACCAGTTTCTAGGAACTGGCGGGGCGCCTCCGCCCACAGATTTTCTAAATCATAAAATTCCCGCATGGGCTGAGAAAAGATGTGGATAATTACATCATTATAATCTAATAGCACCCATTGTCCTTCTTCCAGGCCCTCAATACCTAACGGTTTTTCTCCAAGTCGGCGCAATGCCTCTTCCAGGTGCTGAGCCAGGGCCACCACCTGGCGACGAGAGTTACCGGAGCAGATAATAAAATAGTCAGTAAAAGACGACAACGACCGAACATCTAAAATTACCAGGTCTTGGGCCTTTTTTTCCACCAAGCTCTGGGCACAGAACTGGACTTTGTTGCCGGCAGTTGCTTTTATTCCCTTCAGAGGTTTCCCCATCTCCTTTATAGATATAATTTATTAAGTAATATATATCTTCTGACCGCTTCCGGCAAGAGGTAACGGATAGATTTTCCCTGGCCCGCCAGTCGGCGAATGCGGGTCGAGGAGATATCTAAGAGAGTAGTGCGGCGAAAAAACACTTGGTAACCTGAAGGGTGCAGAAAAGCATCCACTTCTGCCTGATAGCGGAACTGGGGATGGACTTCTTGTTGGAGTACGCTGGCCAGTTGCTGCCGCTCGGAGCCGGGCCGGTCTAAGACCACAAAATGGCACAGGGTAAATAACTGGCGGTAATCTTTCCAGGTATTGATTTCCAGGATGGCATCCAGGCCCAGAATAAAAAAAATCTCCGCCGCCGCGCCATGGCTTTCCCGAAACTGCCGCAGGGTTTCAATGGAATAAGATCGGCCCGGCCGCTGGCCCTCGATATCCGAGACCTCAAAGACCGGATGGCCCTCGACTGCCAGGCGGGTCATCTCCAGGCGGGTGGCAAAGGGGGTTATGCCTCCGCTATCCTTATGGGGTGGCTGGGCGGCGGGAATAAATAACAGCCGGTCCAGGGCCAGTGACTCCAGGATCTCCTCCGCGGAGCGCAGATGCCCGTAATGAATGGGATTAAACGTGCCGCCGAATAGTCCCAGGCGCACCGCTTTCCTTTACTGTCGGATCTGGCCCGAACCGTAAACAATAAACTTGGTGGTGGTCAACTCCTCCAGGCTCATGGGCCCAAAGGCATGCAGCTTGGAGGTGCTGATGCCGATTTCGGCCCCCAGCCCCAATTCCCCTCCATCATTAAAGCGGGTCGAGGCATTGACTAAAACTACCGAGGAGTCAACTTCATTTAAAAAGCGCTGGGCATTATCGTAATCTTTGGTAACAATGGCTTCAGTATGGTTGGAACTGTAGCGGGCAATGTGATCCAGGGCCGCGTCCATATCGGGAACCACCCGCACGGCCAGAATCAGGTCCAGATACTCCTCCGGCCAGTCCGCGGCAGTGGCC harbors:
- a CDS encoding lytic murein transglycosylase, with amino-acid sequence MAKRLGEVVLSLMLLLATSVFAQSSGLPIAFVDLKYDLINDGFDRDYITQIFQDERVEFLPNVVNKIAYLKKERRADYRHFMRPEVVDRGRSYLNKHFESLQQAENAFGVSKEVIVAILTVETNLGQVTGRYPVFNVFASLAVMDSPEVIQNLALAPRLSSRLKSKAAWARRELKTFLICCQQNRQDPFSLKGSWAGAFGYCQFLPSSLLRCGQDGNDDGQIDVFCDADAIFCIANYLKRAGFKNQQPNTWSRAIHAYNPSDAYVEAVLTLARWY
- the purE gene encoding 5-(carboxyamino)imidazole ribonucleotide mutase produces the protein MTATEPQVGIILGSGSDWPQVAAAAQLLHHWGVAYEVTVASAHRSPARVQNYARQASARGLKVLIAAAGAAAHLAGVIASETILPVIGVPLAGSPLQGWDSLLATAQMPAGVPVAAMAVGTAGARNAAILATQILALSDERLRDILIRHKQDLVSRIEEQDAQLQAELAHSGLTGKAD
- the alr gene encoding alanine racemase, whose translation is MMINLAIDLAALRHNYRQLRAYCGHGVKMLAVVKADAYGHGLVPISRALVAEQVDYLGVAYLSEAMALRQAGINTPILLLMGLLPSDAAVAVAHNLEVVVFRRDIVEALAAQARQQGKQVRLHLKVDTGMGRLGLAPADTQGFLDWLRGFPELQVMGLISHFAVADQADKTYTLQQLARFNGLLQEARDNGWSLPLSHIANSAACLEVDAAHLGMVRPGIMLYGSPPAPERQPPVTLWPVMSLTTEILQLKRLPPGSSISYGCTFTTPAESLMAVLPVGYCNGYSRHLSNRGEVLIRGQRAPIRGRVCMNLTMVEVTHIPGVREGNPVTLLGADQGDRITGDELAAWAGTISYEIYCLLGNSNPRRFLGE
- a CDS encoding arginine--tRNA ligase, with translation MKRRLARVITQALNKARSTEVLNLAEIPAVQIEVPKITEHGDYATNVAMILAAGIRRPPRQVAEIIIQHLDPPEGMLDRVEIAGPGFINFFIHEPYWYQVLNDICRDGETYGTCDYWRGQKVQVEFVSANPTGPLHIGHGRGAALGDALANILAACGYQVEREYYVNDVGTQMRTLGLSLYLRLRQLEGQEVDFPDTCYQGDYIIELARQYQASYDRLPPGEPSEEELQALGEYAGRVILEEIRRDLDDFGVHFDHWFSEAQLFQDGSLERALAFLQEQGYLYEAEGALWFKATAFGDEKDRVVRRRNGATTYFASDVAYHWNKIQRGFDLVVDIWGADHHGYVPRLQAAVQALGTDQQFLKVILVQLVSLLRQGQPIAMTTRGGTFVTLREVMDEVGKDAARFIFLSRRSDAHLDFDLDLAKQQSAENPVYYVQYAHARLASVFRIATERGISLENLSNANLELLTLPEEIALIKLLASYPDVVEAAAQFLEPHRITFFLTDLAAQLHSYYYKHRFISESEELTQARLFLVQGIKTVLAQGLKLLGVEAPESM
- a CDS encoding zinc ribbon domain-containing protein, which produces MPIYEYQCQKCKHISDFLILNRQEPLTPICPRCGGQEMVRIMSRFRARLSEETRMERLADPSRLGRLDENDPRSMAKFIKEMGHEMGEDISQDEVDQMVEEAMEAEGGDSAAGLDD
- a CDS encoding M48 family metalloprotease encodes the protein MPRSIWGKKLCIGFTVICFITSFSTTPARSFFGDLTIEKEKQLGEEFFLQLQQYFNIIRDPFLNSYLNAVGQKLVQQVGPQPFRYHFSIIKDPSLNAFAVPGGYVFINTGLLLLMDNEDELAGVIAHEITHIHARHMAKRMKKATFTSIASLIGGLAAVLMGGAAAGPLLMGTQAASESVMLKYSRDDEREADTLGFKWMTEAGYNPREMVAIFSKMTRQRWFEGAEIPIYLKTHPEMEARIVRLSYLISTHNMTERTSGTSPAFTYFKLRLRALCNNPNQMLRDLKRRLAKDPGNVPVLYCLGLIYQRLGRRPEAIAAYKAALARDPQNRMIKRDLAILYYENNQTAAAQSQLEELLQRNSQDEVALFYLGRIKQDQHRWDEALALFEKVHGLNPTFSEVYYNLGTIYGEKKQLGQAHYYLGLHSCMAKDLPTALFHFRKALNYMGPRERYYREAKQQVARLEKMRVRVH
- the rsfS gene encoding ribosome silencing factor, which translates into the protein MGKPLKGIKATAGNKVQFCAQSLVEKKAQDLVILDVRSLSSFTDYFIICSGNSRRQVVALAQHLEEALRRLGEKPLGIEGLEEGQWVLLDYNDVIIHIFSQPMREFYDLENLWAEAPRQFLETGLTSETQSVGDYRA
- the nadD gene encoding nicotinate-nucleotide adenylyltransferase; translated protein: MRLGLFGGTFNPIHYGHLRSAEEILESLALDRLLFIPAAQPPHKDSGGITPFATRLEMTRLAVEGHPVFEVSDIEGQRPGRSYSIETLRQFRESHGAAAEIFFILGLDAILEINTWKDYRQLFTLCHFVVLDRPGSERQQLASVLQQEVHPQFRYQAEVDAFLHPSGYQVFFRRTTLLDISSTRIRRLAGQGKSIRYLLPEAVRRYILLNKLYL